The Helianthus annuus cultivar XRQ/B chromosome 16, HanXRQr2.0-SUNRISE, whole genome shotgun sequence genome includes a window with the following:
- the LOC110919917 gene encoding myb-related transcription factor, partner of profilin-like: MSSSEGSNIYDDVDPMTPSSDDDYIPEVQVITSDSETGSDSDMDDFQPFAYLGDIVDDDVLAVPPPLNDIVIIGHPEGEHIVEIIPLDVLPLAMVPFVDLDEDDDDIVPVIPVEHIDDDLGDGDVYDVVILDIASPVVSVIDISSDADTDSYASSYASVTSSALQALGLQRNADLELDDVLPDEPVVPTPNHIASILPQTDHTDEAGPSGHAHIPPSEPLIAPHSPPHVMPVTDPYHPSHYPSVTTELCARVLTLEHQIDFIVRRVHELEEEFLHLEALVFLTPSPPAHSPPHAPPPPPPELPPLPPLPPQIPPVDLPARVLTLEQQMIFLHRLVHDMEDRVSHVYRALFPVPPPVFPPP, encoded by the coding sequence ATGTCTTCATCCGAAGGAAGTAACATTTATGATGACGTGGATCCTATGACACCTTCTTCAGATGATGATTACATACCCGAGGTTCAGGTCATTACATCGGATAGTGAGACGGGATCTGATAGCGATATGGATGATTTTCAGCCGTTTGCATATCTAGGGGATATTGTTGACGATGATGTATTAGCTGTACCTCCACCACTCAATGACATAGTTATTATAGGTCACCCGGAGGGTGAACATATAGTCGAGATTATACCTTTGGATGTACTTCCTCTTGCTATGGTGCCTTTCGTCGACCTCGACGAGGATGATGACGACATTGTCCCGGTGATTCCCGTAGAGCATATAGATGATGACTTGGGAGACGGAGATGTTTATGATGTGGTTATCTTAGATATTGCATCACCGGTGGTCTCGGTGATCGATATTTCTTCGGATGCAGATACAGACTCATATGCTTCTTCTTATGCATCTGTTACCTCATCTGCACTGCAGGCCCTTGGCCTACAGCGCAACGCAGACCTTGAGTTGGATGATGTCCTACCAGATGAGCCAGTTGTCCCTACACCTAACCATATTGCCTCTATCCTACCACAGACCGACCATACTGACGAGGCAGGACCCTCTGGACATGCCCACATACCACCCAGTGAGCCTCTTATTGCGCCACACTCTCCACCTCACGTCATGCCCGTGacagatccataccacccatCGCATTACCCATCTGTTACTACCGAGTTATGTGCTCGTGTGCTGACTCTCGAGCATCAGATAGACTTTATTGTCCGTCGAGTTCATGAACTCGAGGAGGAGTTTCTTCACCTTGAGGCTTTGGTATTTTTgactccatcaccaccagctcatTCACCACCTCatgctccaccaccaccaccaccagagtTACCACCATTACCCCCACTACCACCTCAGATACCACCAGTTGACTTACCTGCTCGTGTTTTGACACTCGAGCAGCAGATGATTTTCCTTCACCGTTTGGTTCATGATATGGAGGATAGGGTTTCTCATGTTTACAGGGCATTGTTTCcggttccaccaccagtttttCCTCCACCATAG
- the LOC118488304 gene encoding uncharacterized protein DDB_G0287625-like, which yields MVGSDITGYTQRFHDLSRVIPYLVTPEYKRIERYIWGLAPEIRSHVTAAEPTTITQAVTLAVSLNEDAIRMKKYNVKGDEKKDSHVESSTGGKRSYSNFKKGTRRNNNYNNNTNPNNNTNNNTNNNNYNRNNHNNNNNNRNHNNPNHYNIKQENTQARDAKAFIATNDTGPKKYSGNVTSVESLATVPSHAGDQEIDQERRIEITIGMEMGVSKDVLDAEAKITSKGIALKKTKPVVDHL from the exons ATGGTCGGATCTGATATTACTGGGTATACACAAAGGTTTCACGACCTGTCTCGTGTGATTCCTTATTTGGTTACACCAGAATACAAGCGTATTGAACGCTATATTTGGGGACTTGCTCCTGAGATCCGAAGCCATGTTACTGCAGCAGAACCCACGACTATCACGCAGGCGGTAACTTTAGCTGTGAGCCTTAATGAAGACGCGATCAGGATGAAGAAATATAATGTGAAAGGAGATGAGAAGAAAGATTCACATGTCGAGTCTTCCACGGGTGGAAAAAGGAGTTACTCAAATTTCAAGAAGGGAACTCGTAGGAACAACAACTACAACAATAACACCAACCCCAACAACAATACCAACAACAATACCAACAACAACAACTACAACCGCAATAAccacaacaataataacaacaaccgcAATCACAACAACCCCAACCATTATAACATAAAACAAGAGAATACTCAGGCAAGGGATGCAAAGGCGTTTATAGCCACCAATGATACTGGCCCGAAAAAGTACTCAG GAAATGTGACAAGTGTGGAAAGCTTGGCCACCGTACCGAGTCATGCTGGGGATCAGGAAATAGATCAGGAACGGAGAATAGAAATAACAATAGGAATGGAAATGGGCGTGAGCAAGGATGTTTTGGATGCGGAAGCAAAGATCACTTCAAAAGGGATTGCCCTAAAGAAAACCAAGCCCGTGGTCGatcatttgtga
- the LOC110919918 gene encoding uncharacterized protein LOC110919918 — MLPYWEHLLLRHNLDVMHIEKNVCDNIVGTLLGQEGKSKDNYKTRLDLQEMGIRKELHPKKRPRSSITFMPKACYQMTRGEKAQFLTTLKSIKPPDEFSSNISQCVHLNEGKLIGMKSYDCHMLMQEYLQIALRGSLPDHVSSVIIELCKFLMTICYKDLSEVDLHFLESKVHLTLCKLEKIFPPSFFTIMVHLVIHLTREVRLGGPVAFRWMYPVERDLLKLKSYVHNRAHPEGSIAEGYLAEESITFCSRYLSKVETVFTRAVRNDDEGHQNHIEESNNLCPGRALGRKLDLGVPIRKRRRSSNSDIDEKSLTQAHRYVLFNVESVTPFREEHKRIVKGQYGSRRIPDYEMNKIHGQQFADWFKKRVARLEEQGDEVTEDLKWLARGPLRSVNRYSGYLVKGYHFHTKSREKSLKTQNSGVVVTVEGENYASSRDRRPVQGVVNYYGKLNDIIELNYSGQIRVVLFKCEWVDINRGYKIDNGVTLVNFSYKAHTGASLTDDPFVLAAQVDKVFYVTDPKHKDWEVVRFVKVRDVFDMGVLDDCTFNVPNLHRIGDDGEDGIDITPDMEHEVDVEENGDESFF, encoded by the exons atgttGCCATATTGGGAGCATCTGCTGTTGCGTCACAATCTTGATGTGATGCACATTGAAAAGAATGTTTGTGACAACATAGTGGGGACTTTATTAGGACAAGAAGGAAAGTCGAAAGATAACTATAAAACAAGACTTGACTTACAAGAAATGGGTATAAGAAAAGAATTGCATCCAAAGAAGCGGCCTAGAAGTAGTATCACTTTCATGCCAAAAGCTTGCTATCAAATGACTCGAGGTGAAAAGGCTCAATTTTTAACAACCCTTAAGTCAATCAAGCCTCCTGATGAATTTTCATCCAATATCTCTCAATGTGTACACTTAAATGAGGGCAAGCTAATTGGGATGAAAAGTTATGACTGTCACATGTTGATGCAAGAGTATTTGCAGATTGCATTACGTGGAAGTTTGCCGGATCATGTAAGCTCGGTTATAATCGAGTTATGCAAATTTTTAATGACCATTTGCTACAAGGACTTATCTGAAGTTGATCTACATTTTCTCGAGTCTAAAGTTCATCTCACTTTATGCAAACTAGAGAAGATATTTCCTCCATCATTCTTTACTATAATGGTTCACTTGGTGATCCATCTAACGAGAGAGGTTAGGCTTGGAGGTCCTGTCGCATTTCGGTGGATGTACCCTGTTGAAAG GGACCTTCTAAAACTTAAGTCATACGTTCATAATCGAGCTCATCCCGAAGGATCAATTGCTGAAGGCTATTTAGCTGAGGAAAGTATAACATTTTGCTCTAGATATCTATCCAAAGTAGAAACTGTTTTTACTAGAGCAGTTAGGAACGATGATGAGGGTCACCAAAATCACATCGAAGAATCCAACAATCTTTGCCCTGGTCGTGCCTTAGGTCGTAAATTGGATTTGGGAGTACCTATTCGCAAAAGAAGGAGATCTTCAAATTCAGACATTGATGAGAAGTCTCTCACTCAAGCACATCGCTATGTATTATTCAATGTTGAGTCAGTTACACCTTTTCGAGA GGAACACAAACGGATAGTCAAGGGACAATACGGTTCTCGTCGGATACCAGATTATGAAATGAACAAGATTCATGGCCAACAGTTTGCTGACTGGTTCAAGAAAAGG GTTGCACGTTTGGAAGAGCAAggtgatgaagtaactgaagatcTAAAATGGCTTGCTCGTGGTCCGCTTAGAAGTGTGAATCGATACTCTGGATACCTTGTTAAGGGTTATCATTTTCATACAAAAAGTCGAGAGAAGTCACTAAAAACCCAAAACAGTGGTGTTGTTGTTACTGTAGAAGGTGAAAATTATGCTAGTAGTCGAGATAGAAGGCCCGTTCAAGGCGTGGTTAACTACTATGGTAAATTGAATGACATTATTGAGTTAAACTACTCAGGTCAAATACGAGTAGTTTTATTCAAATGTGAATGGGTTGATATCAATAGGGGCTACAAGATAGATAATGGTGTAACATTGGTAAATTTCTCATACAAGGCACATACAGGGGCTAGTTTAACTGATGATCCATTTGTATTGGCAGCACAAGTTGATAAGGTGTTCTATGTCACGGATCCCAAGCATAAAGACTGGGAGGTTGTCAGATTTGTAAAAGTAAGAGATGTATTTGACATGGGAGTTCTTGATGATTGCACATTTAATGTGCCTAATTTGCATAGGATTGGGGATGATGGTGAAGATGGCATTGACATTACACCTGATATGGAACATGAAGTAGATGTTGAAGAAAACGGCGATGAgtcttttttttaa